The Methanomassiliicoccales archaeon genomic sequence ATCTCTTTTCACTCAAGACTTATCGCCTCCTCGATCCCGCCCGGGCCTCTCGCGAACACGAGCGCCGAGTCCTTTTCGAATGATAAATGAATTTCATCCCCAATATTATATTCACGTTTTTTCGACGTCGGGATGTCAAATTCAATGGTTTCCTCCGTTCTTGCCTTGGCAATCACACGAATAAAGGTGCCAATATATCTCATATCGGTAATGACCGCCTCGATCCCGTGTTCAGACGAAAAGAGATTCTCCGGTCTGATTGAGACAACGACAGCATCCCCCTCCCTGAAATCTGAAGAAGAGGCAACAATCGCCGTTCCGTCTCTCAATTCAACCTCCGTCTCGTTTTCACAAGTACGTGTTACCCAGCCTTCAAGCAAATTCGTTTCTCCAATGAAATTGGCCGTGAAAATATTCTGTGGTCTTGTATAAATTTTCATCGGCGTTCCGATTTCAACGATTCTCCCGCTTCTCATGACCACAATTCTGTCTGAAACACTCATCGCCTCTTCCTGGTCGTGAGTTACATGAAGTGCCGTGAGACCGAGGGACTTGACGAGTCTTCTGAGTTCATATCTTAAGTCAACCCTAACCCTTGCATCAAGCGCAGAAAGCGGTTCGTCAAGAAGGAGGAGTTTCGCACCTGTTGACAGGGCGCGTGCAAGCGAAACTTTTTGTTGCTCCCCACCACAGAGGGAAGGAGGGAACATCTTCATCTTGTCGAGCAACTTGACAAGATCGAGATACTGCCGCGGTATTTTTTCCAGTTCCTCTTGATCGGCACCCTTGACCCTGAGACCGTAAGCGACATTGTCATAAACATCGAGATGCGGGAAAAGAGCGATGTTCTGGAAGACGTATCCAATATCGCGTTCTTCTATTGGTACGCCCCTCATATTCTTGCCGTCAATGAACACCTCACCGGAACTGGGTTCGAAGATGCCTGCGATGATTTTCACGAGTGTTGTCTTACCACATCCAGAAGGGCCAAGGATCGTCACATATTCCCTGTCCTCAATCCTCAAATT encodes the following:
- a CDS encoding ABC transporter ATP-binding protein, whose amino-acid sequence is MPTVELRNVTMKWGRVTAAEDVNLRIEDREYVTILGPSGCGKTTLVKIIAGIFEPSSGEVFIDGKNMRGVPIEERDIGYVFQNIALFPHLDVYDNVAYGLRVKGADQEELEKIPRQYLDLVKLLDKMKMFPPSLCGGEQQKVSLARALSTGAKLLLLDEPLSALDARVRVDLRYELRRLVKSLGLTALHVTHDQEEAMSVSDRIVVMRSGRIVEIGTPMKIYTRPQNIFTANFIGETNLLEGWVTRTCENETEVELRDGTAIVASSSDFREGDAVVVSIRPENLFSSEHGIEAVITDMRYIGTFIRVIAKARTEETIEFDIPTSKKREYNIGDEIHLSFEKDSALVFARGPGGIEEAISLE